A DNA window from Theobroma cacao cultivar B97-61/B2 chromosome 5, Criollo_cocoa_genome_V2, whole genome shotgun sequence contains the following coding sequences:
- the LOC18599977 gene encoding anaphase-promoting complex subunit 13 codes for MAELSLGILIDIVDEEWMRDTLPDDDLPLPAVMVARTDDTEDSNQETQQVDGNTWHDLELSTQ; via the exons ATGGCAGAACTGAGCCTTGGTATACTTATAGATATTGTTGATGAAGAATGGATGAGAGATACGCTGCCTGATGATG ATCTTCCACTGCCAGCTGTAATGGTTGCTCGAACTGATGATACTGAAGACTCAA ATCAGGAGACTCAGCAAGTGGATGGAAACACCTGGCATGATCTTGAATTAAGTACTCAATGA
- the LOC18599978 gene encoding U-box domain-containing protein 9, with the protein MAKTESAAVGEETELKKELQRVVKTILEEDDIGLKTIEATRILSNLAELKLKKPVGIRLDDTIFPEKFKCPLSGEIMGDPVVLSSGQTYDRPNIQKWLNEGNLTCPLSKQVLSHTILIPNCLVRELILHWSKERGIALPKSYQDVDGDMNAEVDRIYLNSLLEKMSSSLSDQKEAAKELRRLTKTAPSYRAVFCEFTDAISRLLSPLSQSKVESDPGLQEDLITTVLNLSIHGNNKKLIAENPVVIPLLIESMKFGTIETRRNAAAALFSLSALDSNKFIIGNSGALVPLLELLREGHPLALMDAASAIFNLCFVSENKAKFIEIGIVKVMLQKIKDGIFVDELLGILALLSTHHDAVDELGDFGTLRWLFQIIRDSHSERTRENCVSILYNVCSKDLNMLMVIRAEEIKKCTLAELADTGTTRARRKASGIIEKIHKAFPTTQSLRK; encoded by the exons ATGGCTAAGACAGAGTCTGCAGCAGTAGGGGAAGAAACAGAGTTAAAGAAAGAACTGCAAAGGGTGGTGAAGACGattcttgaagaagatgatATCGGATTGAAGACAATTGAAGCTACAAGAATCTTGTCTAATTTAGCAGAATTGAAGCTGAAAAAACCTGTTGGAATTCGACTAGACGATACGATTTTTCCTGAGAAATTCAAGTGTCCTCTTTCAGGTGAAATAATGGGTGATCCTGTTGTCTTGAGTTCTGGCCAG ACTTATGATAGGCCAAACATCCAGAAGTGGTTAAATGAAGGTAACCTAACATGCCCTCTGTCCAAACAAGTCCTTTCCCACACTATCCTTATCCCTAACTGTTTGGTGCGAGAATTGATTTTACACTGGAGCAAAGAACGTGGCATTGCACTGCCGAAGTCCTATCAGGATGTTGATGGAGATATGAATGCTGAGGTAGACCGCATTTATTTGAACTCATTGCTTGAAAAGATGTCTTCTTCCCTTTCTGATCAGAAGGAAGCTGCTAAAGAGCTTCGGAGACTAACAAAGACAGCACCATCATATCGGGCTGTTTTTTGCGAGTTTACTGATGCCATCTCTAGATTGCTCAGTCCACTGTCACAAAGCAAGGTTGAGTCAGATCCTGGTCTCCAGGAGGATTTGATCACAACAGTTTTGAACCTTTCAATTCATGGCAACAATAAGAAACTAATAGCAGAAAATCCTGTTGTCATCCCTCTGCTTATTGAATCTATGAAGTTTGGAACCATTGAAACAAGAAGAAATGCTGCAGCTGCTCTATTCTCATTATCTGCGCTCGACTCAAACAAGTTCATCATTGGAAATTCTGGTGCTCTTGTGCCTCTACTTGAACTCTTACGTGAAGGGCATCCATTGGCATTGATGGATGCTGCCTCAGCAATATTCAACCTATGTTTTGTATCTGAGAATAAGGCAAAGTTTATTGAAATAGGGATAGTGAAGGTAATGTTGCAGAAGATTAAGGATGGCATATTTGTTGATGAGTTGTTGGGCATTCTTGCCCTTCTATCTACACATCATGACGCTGTTGATGAACTTGGGGATTTTGGTACATTGCGTTGGTTGTTTCAGATCATAAGAGACAGCCATTCTGAACGTACTAGAGAAAATTGTGTCTCAATCCTATACAATGTGTGTTCAAAAGATCTGAATATGCTGATGGTGATCAGGGcagaagaaattaaaaagtgTACTTTAGCTGAACTTGCAGACACAGGGACAACAAGGGCTAGAAGGAAGGCCAGTGGCATCATTGAGAAAATACATAAAGCTTTTCCAACAACACAGAGTTTGAGGAAATAA